The proteins below come from a single Neospora caninum Liverpool complete genome, chromosome IX genomic window:
- a CDS encoding loc549482 protein, related has translation MEKRAPPDTSVGCCAETTTPASWSSTTECRGSDDGCQQDAFNKKNSGGKSGCRLAFPLPPLTLKGRWICEACDKTCIVIREECRCLCGHRLKEHTKGLSKSLSVDGPATFGCTNGKCKCRDFFYIVAEGAWILRCRCKHKHVEHDPLSFKCTRTSCSCNKFDSPWVCNCNHPWSKHKQAMEKPNRSADTLSQIGKEMAEDFMELSREVTNLDNLQRDPFGGSVPLVGYTQVHCSRQSARK, from the exons TGGCTGCTGCGCCGAAACAACAACCCCTGCATCATGGTCAAGCACGACCGAGTGCCGTGGGAGCGACGACGGTTGCCAGCAAGATGCGTTCAACAAAAAGAACAGCGGGGGAAAGTCGGGTTGCCGTCTAGCTTTCCCACTGCCACCGCTGACGCTTAAAGGTCGTTGGATCTGTGAAGCATGTGACAAAACATGCATTGTCATTCGTGAAGAATGTCGGTGTCTGTGTGGCCACCGTTTGAAAGAACACACAAAGGGGCTATCCAAGAGTCTAAGTGTCGATGGTCCCGCGACGTTTGGGTGCACAAACGGCAAGTGCAAATGCCGCGATTTCTTCTACATTGTTGCAGAGGGTGCGTGGATCTTAAG GTGCAGGTGCAAGCACAAGCACGTCGAGCACGATCCACTTTCCTTCAAGTGCACACG AACTTCCTGCTCGTGCAACAAGTTCGACTCTCCGTGGGTTTGTAATTGCAACCATCCGTGGAGCAAACACAAGCAAGCCATGGAGAAGCCCAACAGATCGGCAGACACACTTTCTCAAATTGGAAAGGAGATGGCTGAGGACTTTATGGAGTTGAGTCGAGAG GTCACAAACTTGGATAACCTGCAGAGAGATCCTTTCGGAGGGTCTGTTCCGCTTGTTGGTTACACGCAGGTCCATTGTTCCCGTCAGTCAGCTAGGAAATGA